From a region of the Thiomicrorhabdus sp. genome:
- the dnaB gene encoding replicative DNA helicase → MALRKPSNNSAEELFKVPPHSIEAEQSVLGGLMLSDDVLDDVSVIVNSNDFYTKQHQVIFDAIIELNRNNKPFDLVSVVAYLGNTGQIETAGEKPYLAELVKNTPGSANILYYSQLVRDKSILRKLIQASNEVAEAAYFPQGKDIRDILDIAEAKIMGIAEHGEGKERLYKSMDMLLESAINKIDELFNSEGTITGQETHLTKFDDLTAGLQNGDLIIVAGRPSMGKTTFSMNMAENIATKNGTPVAVFSMEMPGESLAMRMISSIGRIDAGRMRTGKLAQDDWPKLNKAINILSQAKVFIDDTPALMITELRARARRIDKDVRDIQRKEAIEAGKEDPEKFVTGLGLVVVDYLQLMRGSANSENRVNEISEISRGLKALAKELNIPVIALSQLNRSLEQRPNKRPVMSDLRESGAIEQDADLIIFIYRDEVYNPETEDKGVAEIILGKHRNGSLGTVPLTFIGEYTRFENHASFDIPNEQY, encoded by the coding sequence ATGGCCTTAAGAAAACCCTCAAATAACTCAGCTGAAGAACTCTTTAAAGTTCCACCTCACTCTATAGAAGCGGAGCAATCTGTTTTAGGTGGCTTAATGCTGTCTGATGATGTGCTAGATGATGTAAGTGTCATTGTTAATTCTAATGATTTTTACACCAAACAACACCAAGTAATCTTTGATGCGATTATTGAACTCAACCGTAACAACAAACCCTTCGATTTAGTTTCTGTTGTGGCCTATTTAGGAAATACTGGCCAAATAGAAACTGCCGGCGAAAAACCATATCTTGCTGAACTGGTTAAAAACACTCCAGGTTCTGCCAATATTCTTTATTACTCGCAATTAGTAAGAGATAAATCAATCCTTAGAAAACTGATTCAAGCCAGTAACGAAGTTGCTGAAGCAGCTTATTTTCCTCAAGGTAAAGATATTCGCGATATTTTAGATATTGCAGAAGCAAAAATTATGGGAATTGCTGAGCATGGAGAAGGCAAAGAGCGTCTATATAAATCGATGGATATGCTTCTTGAATCAGCCATTAATAAAATTGACGAACTCTTTAATTCTGAAGGCACGATCACTGGTCAAGAAACCCACTTAACAAAATTTGATGATCTAACCGCAGGTTTGCAAAATGGCGATTTAATTATTGTTGCGGGTCGTCCATCTATGGGTAAAACGACTTTCTCTATGAACATGGCAGAGAACATTGCCACTAAGAATGGAACGCCTGTTGCCGTGTTTAGTATGGAGATGCCAGGTGAGTCGCTCGCTATGCGTATGATTAGCTCAATCGGTAGAATTGATGCAGGGCGTATGCGTACCGGTAAATTGGCTCAAGATGATTGGCCTAAATTAAATAAAGCGATTAATATTCTTTCACAAGCCAAAGTCTTTATTGATGATACTCCTGCCTTAATGATTACAGAGCTACGTGCCAGAGCACGCCGTATTGATAAAGATGTGCGTGATATTCAGCGTAAAGAAGCAATTGAAGCGGGGAAAGAAGATCCAGAGAAGTTTGTGACAGGCTTGGGTCTAGTTGTAGTGGATTACTTGCAGTTAATGCGTGGCTCTGCAAACTCTGAAAACCGAGTCAATGAAATTTCAGAAATTTCTCGTGGCTTAAAAGCACTGGCCAAAGAATTAAATATTCCAGTTATTGCGTTATCGCAGTTAAACCGAAGCCTTGAGCAACGACCTAATAAACGCCCAGTAATGTCTGACTTACGTGAATCAGGAGCAATCGAGCAGGATGCCGATTTAATCATCTTTATCTACCGTGATGAAGTATATAACCCAGAAACAGAAGATAAAGGTGTTGCTGAGATTATCTTAGGTAAACACCGTAATGGTTCATTGGGTACAGTTCCGTTGACCTTTATTGGTGAATACACTCGCTTTGAGAACCACGCAAGCTTTGATATACCCAATGAGCAATATTAG
- the hisC gene encoding histidinol-phosphate transaminase, protein MTINTGSFCDQVQSQVLGIHPYIPGKPVNELQRELGLESITKLASNENPLGCSQQAINAIQVELQNISRYPDGSAYDLKEVLAKFLNVQKEQLAVGNGSNELLELVARVFAGPGDEIIYSQYAFAVYAISAQVVGATGIEVPAKGWGHDLPAMLAAITDKTKIIYIANPNNPTGTFFTRTEWESFISQVPDKVIVVLDEAYVEYAKSFIDEADYFDGVDYLKEYKNLLISRTFSKAYGLASLRLGYMVGNSEIIEYINQVREPFNVNQFAQVAAIAAIEDQDFVTEAVKVNQQGMRQIIDTLSDLNINYIPSVGNFVCIDLGDKALHLNQKLLEEGVIVRPVANYGIKDYLRVSIGTQIENAHFIDALKTVLADK, encoded by the coding sequence ATGACAATAAATACAGGTTCTTTTTGTGATCAGGTTCAGTCACAGGTTTTAGGAATTCATCCTTATATCCCCGGCAAACCAGTTAATGAATTACAAAGAGAGTTAGGGCTTGAATCCATTACCAAACTGGCTTCAAATGAAAACCCGTTAGGTTGTAGTCAACAAGCCATCAATGCCATTCAAGTCGAGTTACAAAATATTTCTCGCTATCCAGATGGCAGTGCTTATGATTTAAAAGAGGTCCTGGCCAAGTTTCTGAATGTACAAAAAGAACAACTTGCCGTCGGAAATGGTTCAAATGAGTTACTTGAATTAGTTGCTCGTGTTTTTGCAGGGCCTGGTGATGAAATTATCTACTCACAATATGCTTTTGCCGTTTATGCAATATCTGCTCAAGTAGTCGGTGCAACCGGTATTGAAGTACCAGCAAAAGGGTGGGGGCATGACCTACCAGCTATGTTGGCAGCGATTACAGATAAAACAAAAATTATTTACATTGCTAATCCTAATAACCCAACAGGTACATTTTTTACACGTACTGAGTGGGAGAGCTTTATTAGCCAAGTACCTGACAAAGTGATTGTGGTTTTAGATGAAGCTTATGTTGAATATGCAAAATCATTTATTGATGAAGCTGATTATTTTGATGGTGTTGATTATTTAAAAGAGTATAAAAACTTATTGATTTCACGAACATTTTCCAAAGCTTATGGTCTCGCTTCATTGCGTTTAGGTTATATGGTTGGAAATAGTGAAATTATTGAATATATCAACCAAGTACGTGAACCATTTAATGTCAATCAATTTGCACAGGTTGCTGCTATTGCAGCGATAGAAGACCAAGATTTTGTTACTGAAGCCGTTAAAGTGAATCAGCAAGGCATGCGTCAGATTATTGATACACTGAGCGATTTAAATATTAACTATATTCCTTCAGTTGGAAATTTTGTTTGTATAGACCTGGGTGATAAAGCCCTACACCTCAATCAAAAACTACTTGAAGAGGGAGTGATTGTTAGACCTGTTGCCAATTACGGTATAAAAGATTATTTAAGAGTTTCAATTGGAACACAGATTGAAAACGCCCACTTTATTGATGCACTTAAAACCGTGTTAGCGGATAAATAA
- the aroA gene encoding 3-phosphoshikimate 1-carboxyvinyltransferase, with product MSNVKFKVQPGGTIKGRIRVPGDKSISHRSIMLGAIAEGTTTVTGFLEGADALATLQAFKDMGVQIEGPENGNVTIQGVGLRGLKKPEKPMDMGNSGTSTRLLAGILAGQNFDCELIGDASLSKRPMKRVTDPLTEMGAKIETAEGGTLPMKIYGEGNTLRSIDYILPMASAQVKSCVLLAGLYADGQVCATEPAPTRDHTERMLNGFGYEVKSEKLDHERMKACLQGGGKLTGRHIDVPSDISSAAFFMAAAAVSKDSDLVIEHVGMNPTRIGIIDILKLMGANIQLENFHEVGGEPVADVHIKYAPLKGIEIPEELVALAIDEFPVLFVVASTAEGQTVLTGAEELRVKESDRIQVMADALTAVGIDALPTPDGMIINGGTQSVQNAEIQSHHDHRISMAMTIAGINAVSEIVIDDCANVNTSFPTFLSLINEVGMSVTAEKDA from the coding sequence ATGTCAAACGTAAAATTTAAAGTACAACCTGGTGGCACTATCAAAGGTCGCATTCGAGTACCTGGTGACAAATCCATTTCACACCGAAGCATTATGTTAGGTGCGATAGCTGAGGGTACAACAACGGTCACCGGCTTTCTTGAAGGTGCTGATGCTCTAGCCACTTTGCAAGCTTTTAAAGATATGGGCGTGCAAATTGAAGGGCCTGAAAATGGTAATGTCACTATTCAAGGTGTAGGTTTGCGTGGTCTTAAAAAGCCTGAAAAACCAATGGATATGGGTAATTCGGGGACATCAACACGTTTATTGGCTGGTATTTTAGCTGGGCAAAATTTTGATTGTGAGTTAATTGGTGATGCTTCATTATCAAAACGACCAATGAAACGTGTTACAGATCCCCTAACTGAAATGGGTGCCAAGATTGAAACCGCAGAAGGCGGTACTTTACCAATGAAGATTTATGGTGAGGGCAATACTTTAAGATCGATTGATTACATTTTGCCAATGGCTAGTGCTCAGGTTAAATCTTGTGTCTTACTTGCCGGTCTTTATGCAGATGGCCAAGTATGTGCAACTGAGCCTGCACCAACTCGTGATCACACAGAGCGTATGCTGAATGGTTTTGGCTATGAAGTAAAATCCGAAAAGCTAGATCATGAAAGAATGAAAGCCTGTTTACAAGGCGGGGGCAAATTAACTGGGCGTCATATTGACGTGCCTTCAGATATATCATCTGCCGCATTCTTTATGGCTGCAGCTGCGGTTTCTAAAGATTCTGATTTAGTCATTGAACATGTAGGCATGAATCCAACCCGAATTGGAATTATTGATATTCTTAAATTAATGGGTGCGAATATTCAATTAGAAAATTTCCACGAGGTAGGTGGTGAACCCGTTGCTGATGTACATATTAAATATGCACCGTTAAAAGGTATTGAAATTCCAGAAGAGTTGGTTGCCTTAGCGATTGATGAATTTCCAGTGTTATTTGTAGTTGCTTCTACCGCAGAAGGCCAAACGGTATTAACTGGTGCGGAAGAGTTACGTGTGAAAGAGTCTGATCGAATTCAAGTAATGGCTGATGCTCTTACGGCCGTTGGTATTGATGCTTTACCAACACCGGATGGTATGATTATCAACGGTGGAACACAATCTGTACAAAATGCTGAGATACAAAGTCACCACGACCACCGTATCTCAATGGCGATGACGATTGCAGGCATTAATGCGGTTTCTGAAATTGTGATAGATGATTGTGCTAACGTAAATACTTCTTTCCCAACATTCCTGTCATTAATTAATGAAGTCGGTATGTCTGTTACCGCTGAAAAGGATGCATAA
- a CDS encoding prephenate dehydrogenase — protein MKTFKKITIIGVGLIGGSFAKGLKKAGLVDEVMGFGQNPDNLKTAIELGVIDSFSLDMEEAVTDSDLIFLAVPLGAMQSSLELMKPFLAENTIITDGGSAKSSVILSAQDVFGQLPVNFVPGHPIAGKEKSGVTAADEELYIDHRVILTPTPNTSQQAVKTVQELWQTLGAKVEIMTAQQHDEIFAATSHLPHLLAFSLVDMLNEHEELGDVFQYTAGGFRDFTRIASSDAVMWRDIAIYNSEAIVKWLKNYGLAIEELAGLVESKDADALYTLFSEAKKARDKHIVNKTN, from the coding sequence TTGAAAACATTTAAAAAAATAACCATTATTGGTGTTGGCCTAATTGGCGGTTCATTTGCTAAAGGTTTAAAAAAAGCAGGACTGGTAGATGAAGTCATGGGTTTTGGCCAAAATCCAGATAATTTAAAAACAGCCATTGAATTGGGTGTTATTGACTCTTTTTCTTTAGATATGGAAGAAGCCGTAACCGATAGTGATCTCATATTTCTTGCCGTGCCTTTAGGGGCAATGCAAAGTTCTTTAGAGTTAATGAAACCCTTCTTAGCTGAAAATACCATTATTACCGATGGTGGCAGTGCTAAAAGCAGTGTCATCCTATCGGCTCAAGACGTTTTTGGGCAGTTACCTGTAAATTTTGTACCGGGTCATCCAATTGCCGGGAAAGAAAAAAGTGGGGTAACGGCTGCAGATGAAGAGCTGTATATAGACCACCGCGTGATTCTTACACCAACACCAAATACTTCTCAACAGGCCGTAAAAACCGTACAAGAGTTATGGCAAACTTTAGGTGCTAAAGTTGAAATAATGACCGCTCAGCAACACGATGAGATTTTTGCGGCGACCAGTCATCTACCACATTTACTCGCATTTTCATTAGTTGATATGCTTAATGAGCATGAAGAGTTAGGTGATGTGTTCCAATACACCGCAGGTGGTTTTAGAGACTTTACCCGTATTGCATCAAGTGATGCGGTAATGTGGCGTGATATTGCCATTTATAATTCGGAAGCCATTGTTAAATGGTTAAAAAATTATGGTTTGGCAATTGAAGAATTAGCAGGCCTGGTAGAGTCTAAAGATGCCGATGCTCTTTATACCTTGTTTAGCGAAGCTAAAAAGGCCCGAGACAAACATATAGTTAACAAGACCAATTAA
- the rpsA gene encoding 30S ribosomal protein S1 codes for MSELSFAELFEESFQEKFNTGSLIIGTVVGIDKETVLVDAGMKSESAIPKSQFLDANGELEVAVGDEVEVYLESLEDGLGETRLSREKAKRAKTWDRLETAMEEGEVVIGLVTGKVKGGLTVDVEGVRGFLPGSLVDIRPIRDFGFLEGKEVEMKLVKLDRKRNNVVVSRRAVIEQESSAEREAILANMEEGASLKGIVKNLTDYGAFIDLGGVDGLLHITDMAWRRVNHPSEIVQVGDEIDVKVLKFDKERNRVSLGLKQLEEDPWADMVSRYPMGAEVAGKVANITDYGAFIEIEDGIEGLVHTSELDWTNRNIHPSKVVHLGQEVRVKILDVDQERRRISLSIKQCTVNPWEGFSATHAKGDKISGSIKSITDFGIFIGLDGGIDGLVHLTDISWNQPGEEAIRDFKKGDELETVILSIDPDRERISLGLKQLEQDPFGQFVADNGKGSIVTGTVKSVDEKGAVIDVAPEVEGYLRASELMEDTRDASSVLKEGDEVSARITNIDRKNRSLSLSVKAKEAAEEAEAIKGYSEQQVVAGTTLGDLFKDKM; via the coding sequence ATGAGTGAATTATCTTTCGCTGAATTATTTGAAGAATCATTTCAAGAAAAATTTAACACAGGCTCTCTAATCATCGGTACCGTTGTAGGTATTGACAAAGAAACTGTTCTTGTAGACGCTGGCATGAAGTCTGAGTCTGCTATTCCTAAGTCTCAATTCCTAGACGCAAACGGTGAACTTGAAGTTGCTGTTGGTGATGAAGTTGAAGTTTACCTAGAATCTTTAGAAGATGGTTTAGGTGAAACTCGTTTATCACGTGAAAAAGCTAAGCGTGCTAAGACTTGGGATCGCCTAGAAACAGCTATGGAAGAGGGTGAAGTTGTTATCGGTCTTGTTACTGGTAAAGTTAAAGGTGGTCTTACTGTTGACGTTGAAGGCGTTCGTGGTTTCTTACCTGGTTCACTTGTGGATATCCGTCCAATTCGCGACTTTGGTTTCCTAGAAGGTAAAGAAGTAGAAATGAAACTTGTTAAGCTTGATCGTAAGCGTAACAACGTTGTTGTTTCTCGTCGTGCAGTTATCGAACAAGAAAGCTCAGCAGAGCGTGAAGCAATTCTTGCTAACATGGAAGAAGGTGCATCACTTAAAGGTATCGTTAAAAACCTTACTGACTACGGTGCATTCATTGACCTTGGTGGTGTTGATGGTCTTCTACACATCACTGATATGGCTTGGCGTCGTGTTAATCACCCATCTGAAATCGTACAAGTTGGTGATGAAATTGATGTTAAAGTTCTTAAGTTTGACAAAGAACGTAACCGTGTATCTCTTGGTCTTAAGCAGCTTGAAGAAGATCCTTGGGCAGATATGGTTTCTCGTTACCCAATGGGTGCAGAAGTGGCTGGTAAAGTTGCAAACATCACTGATTACGGTGCTTTCATCGAAATCGAAGATGGTATTGAAGGTCTAGTTCATACTTCTGAGCTTGATTGGACTAACCGTAATATCCACCCATCTAAAGTGGTTCACTTAGGTCAAGAAGTTCGCGTTAAGATCCTTGATGTTGATCAAGAGCGTCGTCGTATTTCTCTATCTATCAAACAGTGTACTGTTAACCCATGGGAAGGTTTCTCAGCGACTCACGCTAAAGGCGACAAAATCTCTGGTAGCATCAAATCAATCACTGATTTCGGTATCTTTATCGGTCTAGACGGTGGTATTGACGGTCTTGTTCACCTAACTGATATCTCTTGGAACCAGCCTGGTGAAGAAGCAATCCGTGACTTCAAAAAAGGTGACGAGCTAGAAACAGTTATTCTTTCAATCGATCCTGATCGTGAGCGTATCTCTTTAGGTCTTAAGCAGTTAGAGCAAGACCCATTTGGTCAGTTCGTTGCTGATAACGGTAAAGGTTCTATTGTTACTGGTACAGTTAAATCTGTTGATGAGAAAGGTGCTGTTATCGATGTAGCTCCTGAAGTTGAAGGTTACCTTCGCGCTTCTGAGTTAATGGAAGATACTCGTGATGCTTCAAGCGTTCTTAAAGAAGGCGACGAAGTTTCTGCAAGAATTACCAATATTGACCGTAAAAACCGTTCTTTATCTCTTTCTGTTAAAGCAAAAGAAGCTGCAGAAGAAGCTGAAGCAATTAAAGGGTACTCAGAACAACAAGTTGTTGCTGGTACTACTTTAGGTGACCTTTTCAAAGATAAAATGTAA
- the rpsR gene encoding 30S ribosomal protein S18: MARGFGRKKFCRFTADGVKQIDYKDLDTLKAYITETGKIVPSRITGTSAKYQRQLATAIKRARYIALLPYTDQHK; this comes from the coding sequence ATGGCTAGAGGATTTGGTAGAAAAAAATTCTGTCGTTTTACTGCAGACGGCGTTAAACAAATTGATTACAAAGACCTAGATACTTTGAAAGCATACATTACTGAAACAGGTAAAATTGTTCCTAGTCGTATTACTGGAACAAGTGCTAAGTACCAACGTCAATTAGCAACTGCAATTAAACGTGCTCGTTATATTGCGTTACTGCCATATACTGATCAACATAAATAA
- the rplI gene encoding 50S ribosomal protein L9, producing MNVILLEKVQNLGSLGDQVSVKSGYARNFLIPQGKAKAATKENVAEFETIRAELEKAAAAELAVAQGIFENLNGQVVTIESVAGDEGKLFGSVGTQDIADALKAAGFDTERRDVRMPEGALRHVGTYEIDVQLHSDVVASITVEVKASAE from the coding sequence ATGAATGTTATTCTGCTTGAAAAAGTACAAAATCTAGGATCTTTAGGTGATCAAGTTTCAGTTAAGTCTGGTTATGCACGTAACTTCTTGATTCCTCAAGGTAAAGCAAAAGCGGCAACAAAAGAAAATGTTGCAGAATTCGAAACGATTCGTGCTGAATTAGAAAAAGCTGCAGCTGCTGAATTAGCTGTTGCTCAAGGTATCTTCGAAAACCTAAACGGTCAAGTTGTTACTATTGAGTCAGTTGCTGGTGATGAAGGTAAATTATTTGGTTCTGTTGGAACTCAAGATATTGCTGACGCACTTAAAGCAGCTGGTTTTGATACTGAACGTCGCGACGTTCGTATGCCTGAAGGTGCTCTACGTCACGTAGGTACTTATGAAATTGATGTTCAATTACACTCTGATGTAGTTGCTTCAATTACAGTTGAAGTTAAGGCTTCTGCTGAGTAA
- a CDS encoding integration host factor subunit beta — translation MTKSELIELIARKQTQFAQKDVEIAVNQIVDSMIDTLSQGERIEIRGFGSFSLHHRKARVGRNPKTGETVKLDDKRVPHFKPGKALRERVDESKEHTDILQ, via the coding sequence ATGACCAAGTCTGAACTTATCGAACTCATTGCAAGAAAACAAACTCAATTTGCCCAAAAGGATGTTGAGATTGCAGTGAATCAAATTGTTGATTCTATGATTGATACATTATCACAAGGCGAACGTATTGAAATACGCGGCTTTGGTAGCTTTAGCTTACATCACAGAAAAGCAAGAGTCGGCCGTAACCCTAAAACTGGGGAAACAGTTAAATTAGATGATAAACGTGTTCCACACTTTAAGCCTGGAAAGGCTTTAAGAGAACGTGTTGATGAATCTAAAGAACATACCGATATTTTGCAATAA
- a CDS encoding LapA family protein yields MFKLVSILFTLLFILIGVTLGVLNPTPVELDLFLVKLSLPLSVIMAVLLILGMIIGAIIIFMQVMRLRWVIRRKNKENQKLSNQIIQLRKANVEVNETLKKESNSLELLEK; encoded by the coding sequence ATGTTTAAACTAGTTTCTATCCTTTTTACACTTTTATTTATACTAATAGGTGTAACCTTAGGTGTTTTGAATCCTACCCCTGTAGAGTTAGATCTTTTTCTTGTAAAGCTATCGCTTCCATTAAGTGTAATAATGGCTGTTTTATTGATTTTAGGTATGATCATTGGTGCCATCATTATCTTTATGCAGGTTATGCGTTTACGCTGGGTGATTCGCAGAAAAAACAAAGAGAATCAAAAACTTTCCAATCAAATTATTCAACTAAGAAAAGCCAATGTCGAAGTTAATGAGACTTTAAAAAAAGAGTCTAATTCATTGGAATTATTAGAAAAATAA
- the cmk gene encoding (d)CMP kinase, with protein sequence MSNTPVITIDGPSGVGKGTLAQYLTCKTGFHLLDSGAIYRALAFGAVKNNLALDDIPGLVNLAEKLPVEFKATSILYDGVDVTSKVRTEEVAGVASTVAVIPEVRAALLQRQKDFAQSPGLIADGRDMGTVVFPNSPVKLYLTASAEVRAERRVKQLKNQGVDANIAQITQDIKERDERDTGRKTAPLRPADDAIVIDTSELDIQEVCKKAESLLWDKGIMK encoded by the coding sequence ATGTCTAATACACCTGTGATTACTATTGATGGTCCAAGTGGCGTAGGTAAAGGCACATTGGCTCAATATTTAACATGCAAAACGGGATTCCACCTTCTAGATAGTGGAGCTATTTACCGTGCTTTAGCTTTTGGTGCCGTTAAAAACAATTTGGCTCTTGACGATATACCAGGCCTGGTAAATTTAGCTGAAAAACTTCCAGTTGAATTTAAAGCGACAAGTATTTTATATGATGGAGTAGATGTTACTTCTAAAGTAAGAACAGAAGAAGTCGCAGGTGTTGCTTCAACCGTTGCCGTTATTCCTGAAGTTAGAGCGGCATTGTTACAACGTCAAAAAGACTTTGCACAGTCTCCTGGTTTAATTGCAGATGGTAGAGATATGGGTACCGTTGTTTTCCCAAATTCACCTGTAAAACTCTATTTAACAGCTTCTGCTGAGGTAAGAGCAGAAAGACGTGTTAAACAGTTGAAAAATCAAGGAGTTGATGCTAACATAGCTCAGATAACTCAAGACATCAAAGAAAGGGATGAGCGAGATACGGGTCGTAAGACCGCTCCACTCAGACCTGCGGATGACGCAATTGTGATCGATACTTCTGAATTAGATATACAAGAAGTATGTAAAAAAGCAGAATCTTTGTTGTGGGATAAAGGAATTATGAAGTAG
- the rpsF gene encoding 30S ribosomal protein S6 produces MRHYEVVFLVHPDQSEQVPAMLERYRALIEQSGGQIHRLEDWGRRQLAYLINKVHKAHYIMLNIECNQEALDELENAFYYNDAVLRSMVTKQKTAITEPSVMLAKKDERFDKRRDTRDNKE; encoded by the coding sequence ATGCGTCATTATGAAGTCGTATTTCTAGTGCACCCTGATCAATCTGAACAGGTTCCTGCAATGCTAGAACGTTACCGTGCCCTTATCGAACAGTCTGGTGGTCAAATTCACCGTTTAGAAGACTGGGGTCGCCGTCAACTTGCTTACCTTATTAATAAGGTACACAAAGCTCACTACATCATGCTTAACATTGAATGTAATCAAGAAGCATTAGATGAACTTGAAAATGCTTTCTATTATAACGATGCTGTATTACGTAGCATGGTTACTAAGCAAAAAACTGCTATTACTGAGCCTTCAGTAATGCTTGCTAAGAAAGATGAGCGTTTTGATAAACGTCGCGATACTCGCGATAATAAGGAGTAA
- the pyrF gene encoding orotidine-5'-phosphate decarboxylase, translated as MNSQLTTIPQDPKVLIALDFANANAALNFVQTLDNRVCRLKVGKELFAVAGPEFVKNLVGQGFDVFLDLKYHDIPNTVAKAVQAAARMGVWMVNVHALGGRKMMQAAQQALAEMSDIKQKPLLIAVTILTSMEQQDLEEIGLQGSPQDNVLRLASLAKDSGLDGVVCSAQEAEVLRKTVGNNFYLVTPGIRPEGSDTNDQKRIMTPAMAMKAGSSYLVVGRPITQSNQPLQVLEQINLSLETL; from the coding sequence ATGAATTCACAGTTAACCACTATTCCCCAAGACCCTAAAGTTTTGATTGCTTTAGATTTTGCTAATGCCAATGCAGCATTAAATTTTGTTCAAACACTTGATAACAGAGTGTGCCGACTTAAGGTGGGTAAAGAGCTTTTTGCTGTTGCGGGGCCAGAGTTTGTTAAAAACCTCGTTGGCCAAGGTTTTGATGTGTTTTTAGATCTTAAATATCATGATATTCCTAATACGGTAGCCAAAGCTGTACAAGCCGCTGCGCGCATGGGGGTTTGGATGGTAAATGTGCATGCTTTAGGTGGGCGAAAAATGATGCAAGCCGCACAACAAGCTTTAGCAGAAATGAGTGACATCAAACAAAAACCTCTTTTAATTGCAGTAACCATCCTTACTAGTATGGAACAGCAAGATCTAGAAGAGATTGGATTACAAGGCTCTCCTCAAGACAATGTATTACGCTTAGCCTCTTTGGCTAAAGATTCTGGTTTAGATGGCGTAGTCTGCTCTGCTCAAGAAGCGGAAGTGTTACGCAAAACAGTTGGTAATAATTTTTATTTAGTCACACCAGGAATTCGTCCTGAAGGCAGTGATACTAATGATCAAAAACGTATTATGACACCAGCAATGGCAATGAAAGCGGGCTCTAGCTATTTAGTAGTAGGGCGACCAATAACGCAATCAAATCAACCTTTACAAGTTCTAGAACAAATTAACCTTAGCTTAGAAACGCTGTAA